A single window of Labeo rohita strain BAU-BD-2019 chromosome 4, IGBB_LRoh.1.0, whole genome shotgun sequence DNA harbors:
- the LOC127164458 gene encoding gastrula zinc finger protein XlCGF57.1 isoform X1 — MAFIKDESEDVKIEETFRVKHEDTEEQTDLMSLKEESQELNEMEEKNLYEKCSDFMTGEESSSSSQTHETQTRNFNVQMSVQTKERPFTCEHCGKSFALKGGLKSHLIIHTGEKPYSCQQCGKSCALKGNLKIHMRVHTGESPFICPQCGKTFTQKQSLKVHLKIHAGEKPFTCPQCGKSFIQKKHLNAHLKVHTGEKPHTCKQCGKSFSIKGSLTIHMRIHTGEKPYICSQCGKSFKQKKDLNVHMRAHTGEKPYTCKLCGKSFTRQDSFKSHLTVHKGEKPFVCTQCGKSFRYKRSLTHHMKIHSGEKCFRCHVCKTSFADRNDLKNHVKTHTVEKPHTCHHCQKSFTKRANLENHIRVHTGEKPFTCPQCGKSFTIKGNLKIHIRVHTGEKPYKCDQCENSFRHHTELKRHMKTHSGKKMLISAVRQEV, encoded by the coding sequence ACCTGATGTCACTGAAAGAGGAGAGTCAAGAACTGAATGAAATGGAAGAGAAAAATCTGTATGAGAAATGCAGTGATTTCATGACTGGGGAAGAATCTTCTAGTTCCTCACAGACTCATGAAACACAAACTAGGAACTTTAACGTTCAGATGAGCGTTCAAACCAAAGAGAGACCTTTCACCTGTGAACACTGTGGGAAGAGTTTTGCGCTAAAAGGAGGTCTTAAAAGTCACTTGataattcacactggagagaagccttactcctgccaacagtgtgggaAGAGTTGTGCACTAAAAGGAAATCTTAAAATTCACATgcgagttcacactggagagagccCTTTCATCTGCCCACAGTGTGGAAAAACTTTCACTCAAAAACAGAGCCTCAAAGTCCACTTAAAAATCCATGCTGGAGAGAAGCCATTCActtgccctcagtgtggaaagagttttatacagaaaaaacacCTTAATGCCCACTTGaaagttcacactggagagaaacctcaCACCTGCAAacagtgtgggaagagtttctCAATTAAAGGAAGTCTTACAATtcacatgaggattcacaccggagagaagccGTACATCTGCTCTCAGTGCGGAAAgagttttaaacagaaaaaagaccTTAATGTCCATATGAGAGCTCACACCGGAGAGAAACCTTACACCTGCAAACTGTGTGGGAAGAGCTTCACACGACAAGACAGTTTTAAGTCTCATTTGACAGTTCACAAGGGGGAGAAACCTTTTGTTTgtactcagtgtggaaagagtttcaggtATAAAAGAAGCCTTACACATCACATGAAGATTCACTCTGGAGAGAAATGCTTCAGATGTCATGTGTGTAAAACAAGTTTCGCCGACAGAAATGACCTCAAGAATCATGTAAAAACTCACACTGTAGAGAAGCCTCACACATGCCATCACTGTCAAAAGAGTTTCACAAAAAGAGCAAACCTTGAGAATCACAtaagagttcacactggagagaaacctttcacctgccctcagtgtggaaagagcttcACGATTAAAGGAAATCTTAAGATTCACAttagagttcacactggagagaaaccttacaaGTGTGATCAGTGTGAAAACAGTTTCAGACATCACACAGAACTGAAACGGCATATGAAAACTCATTCTGGAAAGAAAATGCTGATTTCTGCAGTGCGACAAGaggtttag